A genomic segment from Candidatus Korarchaeum cryptofilum OPF8 encodes:
- a CDS encoding V-type ATP synthase subunit F, with protein MSERGSIASSPIAVTDDEILALAFEMIGISSKVLKGRSALIKFFRENENELPHVVFVNERVAEEISDYREDLLRRGKNKPIFAIVPDMEGSRGVRLRELSSLLARALGSEELRF; from the coding sequence ATGAGTGAAAGGGGAAGTATAGCCAGCTCCCCGATCGCTGTAACCGATGATGAGATCCTTGCTCTAGCATTTGAGATGATTGGAATTTCTAGTAAGGTCTTAAAGGGGAGAAGTGCCCTCATTAAGTTCTTCAGGGAGAACGAAAATGAGCTGCCTCACGTGGTCTTCGTAAATGAAAGGGTTGCAGAGGAAATAAGTGACTATAGAGAGGATCTCTTGAGGAGGGGTAAAAATAAACCTATTTTTGCTATTGTTCCCGATATGGAGGGTTCTAGAGGGGTTAGATTGAGGGAACTATCCTCTTTATTAGCAAGAGCTCTTGGAAGCGAGGAATTAAGGTTTTAG
- a CDS encoding UbiD family decarboxylase, which translates to MELREAIDNLLERKLIEVVEDPVSVEYEAASYLIKYDGKKALLFKRPVLADGRESIFKIFGGFATSRDVLAASMGLKSVNELRKKVRESLRDPGREPVESHPEWRRAKLSLKDLPILRHYTGEPGPYMTASIVIFRDEGKFSSSYHRMLPISENKLVLRAVEGRKLSRTIEKYSRSGKSLEVAVSIGNPVEVLIASAVPAEDRDKLSLASGISGEPLEISKCEDLDAWAPSKAELVICGRIEPGELAPEGPFYEILGKDIVRMQPVLTVDSIYVRESPIYQAILPAGMEHQILMGLPVEPLIEERVSEVAEVVDVAMTPAGAGWVEVAISIRKTHDDQPALAGIMAISAHKSLKRVIVVDDDVDVTNYIEVMRAVVQRAHIPEDYKMISGVRGSSLDHSNLREIYLDGEKRILRLPQGKMIIDATVKGPRDLTEIPRNPLVGSNR; encoded by the coding sequence TTGGAGCTCAGGGAGGCTATCGATAATCTTCTTGAGAGGAAATTGATAGAGGTAGTAGAGGATCCTGTATCCGTTGAATATGAAGCGGCATCCTACTTGATCAAGTATGACGGCAAAAAGGCCCTGTTATTCAAGAGACCAGTGCTAGCTGATGGGAGGGAGTCCATCTTCAAGATCTTTGGGGGGTTCGCCACCTCTAGGGATGTTTTGGCTGCTTCCATGGGATTAAAATCGGTAAATGAGCTTAGGAAGAAGGTAAGAGAGTCCTTAAGAGATCCTGGAAGGGAGCCTGTAGAATCCCATCCTGAGTGGAGAAGGGCTAAGTTGAGTTTGAAGGATCTCCCGATACTGAGGCATTATACTGGGGAGCCGGGCCCCTATATGACGGCATCTATCGTCATCTTCAGGGATGAAGGAAAGTTCTCATCTTCCTACCATAGGATGCTCCCTATTTCAGAGAATAAGCTCGTTTTGAGAGCTGTAGAGGGGAGGAAACTTAGTAGGACCATTGAGAAATACTCGAGATCCGGGAAGAGTCTTGAAGTAGCTGTCTCCATAGGAAATCCTGTTGAGGTATTGATAGCATCTGCTGTACCAGCTGAGGATAGGGATAAGCTATCATTAGCCAGTGGGATATCAGGAGAGCCATTAGAAATATCTAAATGTGAAGATCTGGATGCTTGGGCACCTTCAAAGGCAGAATTAGTTATTTGTGGGAGGATAGAGCCCGGTGAGCTCGCTCCCGAGGGCCCCTTCTATGAGATACTTGGGAAGGATATAGTGAGGATGCAACCCGTCCTCACGGTCGATTCGATCTACGTAAGGGAGAGCCCCATATATCAGGCGATTCTCCCGGCAGGGATGGAGCACCAAATTTTGATGGGTCTTCCTGTCGAACCACTCATTGAGGAGAGGGTTTCTGAAGTCGCTGAAGTTGTAGATGTGGCTATGACGCCTGCTGGAGCTGGCTGGGTGGAGGTAGCGATCTCCATAAGGAAGACGCATGATGATCAACCGGCCCTAGCAGGCATCATGGCAATATCCGCTCATAAAAGCCTGAAGAGGGTAATAGTAGTTGATGATGATGTGGATGTCACGAATTACATTGAAGTGATGAGAGCTGTAGTTCAGAGGGCGCACATACCGGAGGATTATAAGATGATAAGCGGTGTACGGGGCTCATCCTTGGATCATAGCAATCTGAGGGAGATATATTTGGATGGGGAGAAGAGGATCTTGAGGCTTCCCCAGGGGAAGATGATAATAGACGCCACTGTGAAGGGGCCGAGAGATCTCACTGAGATCCCTAGGAACCCTCTCGTCGGGAGTAATCGTTAA
- the speB gene encoding agmatinase, producing the protein MSSVPFSFLALRDPYEESKYVVVAVPYDSTESWARGTRFGPMAIIEASRYMDPYDIELRAFVNDMGIHTIFELPVLGKSVSSMMDIVETTVRRLRGDGKIPILLGGEHTISFPALRALNHEIDAIVVLDAHPDFYDEYEGNKISHATVCKRMSELVGDIILIGVRAMDFDEGKNLDKIGSVNIIFSERMEENLEILNGIRGKRVYLSVDVDVLDPPQVPCVGNPEPGGLSYGQVLKIIKKVVELSDVRCMDFVEFAPCPGVRSDAFLVARLVQKAIGYHAFYSGNDKLRDRSYE; encoded by the coding sequence ATGAGCTCAGTGCCCTTCTCCTTCCTCGCGTTGAGGGACCCATACGAGGAGTCCAAATATGTTGTAGTGGCCGTACCTTATGACTCAACGGAGAGCTGGGCTAGAGGAACTAGGTTCGGGCCCATGGCGATAATTGAGGCATCTAGGTACATGGATCCATACGACATAGAGCTCAGAGCGTTCGTGAATGATATGGGAATTCATACAATTTTTGAGCTCCCCGTCCTTGGGAAGTCAGTTAGCTCAATGATGGATATCGTAGAAACTACTGTTAGAAGATTGAGGGGAGATGGGAAGATACCGATACTTCTAGGCGGGGAGCACACGATATCATTTCCAGCCTTGAGGGCGTTAAATCACGAAATCGATGCTATCGTAGTATTAGACGCGCATCCCGATTTCTATGATGAATACGAGGGAAATAAGATCTCACACGCCACGGTGTGCAAGAGGATGAGCGAGCTCGTGGGGGATATAATCCTGATAGGAGTGAGGGCGATGGACTTCGATGAAGGTAAAAACCTTGATAAAATCGGCTCTGTTAATATAATATTTTCAGAGAGAATGGAGGAAAATTTGGAGATCTTAAATGGAATAAGGGGAAAAAGAGTCTACTTGAGCGTCGATGTGGATGTATTGGATCCTCCCCAAGTACCCTGCGTCGGGAACCCGGAACCAGGGGGGCTTAGCTACGGACAGGTCCTGAAGATAATAAAGAAAGTAGTAGAGCTCAGCGATGTGAGATGCATGGATTTCGTTGAATTTGCTCCATGTCCAGGGGTCAGATCGGACGCCTTCCTAGTGGCCAGGCTTGTCCAGAAGGCCATAGGGTATCATGCCTTTTACTCTGGGAATGATAAGCTCCGAGATCGCTCCTATGAATAA
- a CDS encoding amidohydrolase translates to MEILIKGLRFLVTQDDERRILRDKDILIKEGIIEKIGNLRESADEIIDGRDLVAIPGLINTHTHIPMTLFRGVADDIPLFPWLNEKIWPMEANLRPHHIRAGTELGILESVRTGTTTIFDMYFFEDVIAEVFKEFGVRGVLASAIIDFGTPECKNFEECLKIADSFINKWINDPLILPCYGPHAPYTVSPSNLVEIASRTGSWIQIHVSETEGEVKDIKGKYGKSPVKLIEEVGVLSKRTVLAHLVWPDDEDLPIIANSGSLVSHNPISNLKLSSGIAPVPEMIEKGVRVSLGTDGAASNNSLDMFEAMKTAAIIQKARKMDPTVMPAQLILDMATRIPAEHLPWRIGRIVEGYEADIVLLNTKVPWWNPLHSVISHLVYSAKSTDVKYVLVKGNLLYDGSFRAKGEEKIYEEAEKSSIDLLEKSGVTSMLNSM, encoded by the coding sequence ATGGAGATACTCATCAAGGGATTGAGGTTCCTAGTGACTCAGGATGATGAGAGGAGGATCTTGAGGGACAAGGATATCCTGATCAAGGAAGGGATAATTGAGAAAATTGGAAATTTACGCGAATCGGCTGATGAGATCATAGATGGAAGGGACCTCGTTGCGATCCCTGGGCTCATAAATACGCATACACATATACCCATGACGCTCTTCAGAGGTGTAGCAGATGACATCCCCCTCTTCCCCTGGCTCAATGAGAAGATATGGCCAATGGAAGCGAACCTAAGGCCCCATCATATAAGGGCCGGGACTGAGTTAGGAATCCTAGAGTCTGTGAGGACGGGGACCACAACGATATTCGATATGTACTTCTTCGAGGATGTCATAGCGGAAGTTTTCAAGGAATTTGGGGTCAGAGGTGTGCTGGCATCAGCTATAATAGATTTCGGAACTCCCGAGTGCAAAAACTTCGAGGAATGCCTCAAAATAGCTGATTCCTTCATAAATAAGTGGATCAATGATCCCTTAATACTGCCCTGCTACGGGCCGCACGCCCCTTACACGGTCTCGCCATCTAACTTAGTTGAGATAGCTAGCAGGACGGGATCATGGATCCAGATACACGTATCGGAAACGGAGGGGGAAGTTAAGGATATTAAGGGGAAATATGGGAAGAGCCCAGTCAAGCTAATTGAGGAGGTAGGTGTTCTAAGTAAGAGGACTGTTCTAGCGCATCTGGTATGGCCTGATGATGAGGATCTCCCCATAATAGCTAACTCAGGCTCTTTAGTTTCGCATAATCCCATAAGTAACCTTAAGCTCTCCTCTGGAATCGCACCAGTACCTGAGATGATCGAAAAGGGGGTTAGAGTATCCCTAGGAACGGATGGAGCAGCTAGTAACAACTCCTTAGATATGTTTGAGGCGATGAAAACGGCTGCGATCATACAAAAAGCTAGGAAAATGGATCCCACTGTTATGCCAGCTCAATTGATCCTAGACATGGCAACTAGAATTCCTGCTGAACACTTACCTTGGAGGATAGGGAGGATAGTGGAGGGATACGAGGCAGATATAGTGCTCCTTAACACTAAGGTTCCCTGGTGGAACCCCCTGCATTCCGTGATATCCCATTTAGTGTACTCAGCTAAATCGACTGACGTCAAGTACGTCCTAGTCAAGGGGAATTTGCTCTATGATGGGAGCTTCAGGGCTAAGGGAGAAGAGAAAATATATGAAGAGGCTGAGAAAAGTTCAATAGATCTACTTGAGAAATCTGGAGTAACTTCAATGCTTAATAGCATGTAA
- the porB gene encoding pyruvate synthase subunit PorB yields the protein MSLTIHELRKRSSSYLPGSAACPGCGATIAFRIASRVLGPNTVYVIPACCSSIIQSPYPRSAFSAPILNFAFAAAAAAASGVYRAYKFQGKDVNVVVWAGDGGTVDIGIQALSGAAERGEDIIYICYDNEAYMNTGIQRSGATPWGAVTKTTPTGKREMPKDMPMIVAAHGVPYVATASVGYPFDLANKLEKAKKIRGFKYIHILSPCPPGWDFPVEKTAELGKLAVDTYFWPLYEIENGKLRITVKPRKRPIKDFLAMQERFKSLKDEDIEELERRITEKWNFLLQLEGLEKIF from the coding sequence ATGAGCCTCACGATACATGAGCTCAGGAAGAGGAGCAGCTCCTACCTCCCGGGTTCAGCTGCATGCCCTGGATGCGGGGCTACTATAGCTTTCAGGATAGCCTCAAGGGTTCTGGGGCCCAATACAGTATATGTGATCCCCGCATGTTGTTCCAGCATAATACAGTCGCCTTACCCCAGAAGCGCATTCTCAGCCCCCATCCTCAACTTCGCCTTCGCAGCGGCTGCGGCAGCGGCTTCAGGAGTTTATAGAGCATATAAATTCCAAGGGAAGGATGTGAATGTGGTAGTCTGGGCTGGCGATGGGGGTACAGTTGATATAGGGATACAGGCCCTATCTGGGGCAGCCGAGAGGGGAGAGGACATAATTTACATCTGTTACGATAACGAGGCCTACATGAATACGGGAATACAGAGATCTGGAGCCACACCCTGGGGAGCTGTGACTAAGACTACGCCTACGGGCAAGAGGGAGATGCCGAAGGACATGCCCATGATAGTCGCTGCCCATGGAGTGCCCTACGTCGCTACTGCGAGTGTTGGCTATCCATTTGACCTTGCAAACAAGTTGGAGAAGGCGAAGAAGATAAGGGGATTCAAGTACATTCATATACTCTCTCCATGTCCTCCTGGATGGGATTTTCCGGTCGAGAAGACAGCTGAGCTTGGAAAGCTTGCTGTGGATACATATTTCTGGCCCCTTTATGAGATAGAGAATGGGAAGCTGAGGATAACGGTAAAGCCTAGGAAGAGGCCTATTAAGGACTTCCTCGCTATGCAGGAAAGGTTTAAGTCATTAAAGGATGAGGATATCGAGGAGTTGGAGAGGAGGATCACTGAGAAGTGGAACTTTCTACTTCAGCTTGAGGGACTCGAGAAGATCTTCTAA
- a CDS encoding V-type ATPase subunit subunit G family protein, with amino-acid sequence MPRLVEAIMEAEKEASRIVESAQEEAKRIIESAEEEAKRIIEEAKKMPIESAVIEDITRDEEKLLSEATKKSEELRKRAMERIEEVINEILREVIYGE; translated from the coding sequence ATGCCCAGACTAGTTGAAGCAATAATGGAGGCTGAGAAAGAAGCCTCTAGGATAGTGGAAAGTGCCCAGGAGGAGGCAAAGAGGATAATAGAGAGCGCGGAGGAGGAGGCAAAGAGGATAATAGAGGAAGCGAAGAAGATGCCAATAGAGTCCGCTGTAATAGAAGATATAACGAGGGATGAGGAGAAACTCCTCAGCGAGGCCACTAAGAAATCTGAAGAATTGAGAAAGAGAGCTATGGAGAGGATAGAGGAGGTCATAAATGAGATATTGAGGGAGGTGATATACGGTGAGTGA
- the asnS gene encoding asparagine--tRNA ligase: MWKFNAKTHYIAELRGLEEGENVRLAGWVQRKSELGGIVFIRMRDATGSVQVVLREGNLSEQELTAARGAGIEASIIVEGSLRRDPRAPGGLEVIASKFILVGDSKDFPIKPGVGEEFLLDNRHLHIRTTRMRNALMIRMEVMRATEEWFVNNGFVRVEAPTFVGAAVEGGATLFEVPYFGKKAYLTQSSQFYLEAAIFSFENVYTIQPSFRAEKSRTRRHLTEFWHAEAEMAWADLNGMMDVVESLVKYIVEKVVERASDKLEALGRRMEAIEGRFPRITYDEALELAKRKGAEIEWGEDFGTEVERLISLEFDLPVFVTHYPKKAKAFYHKQDPKRPEVVLCADLLAPEGIGEIVGGGQRIESENELISRIVEEGLNPEDYKWYLDLRRYGSVPHSGFGLGIERTIRWIAGLPHIRDAIPFPRTPVRLYP; the protein is encoded by the coding sequence ATGTGGAAATTCAACGCGAAGACCCATTACATAGCCGAGCTCAGGGGCCTCGAGGAGGGAGAGAATGTCAGACTAGCTGGGTGGGTGCAGAGGAAGAGTGAGCTTGGGGGGATAGTCTTCATAAGGATGAGGGATGCAACAGGCTCCGTTCAAGTGGTTTTGAGAGAGGGAAACTTATCCGAGCAGGAGCTGACCGCTGCTAGAGGTGCCGGGATAGAGGCATCTATAATCGTGGAAGGGAGTCTCAGAAGGGATCCCAGGGCCCCTGGAGGGTTGGAGGTAATAGCATCTAAGTTCATCCTCGTTGGGGATTCGAAAGATTTCCCAATAAAACCAGGAGTTGGTGAAGAGTTTCTATTAGACAACAGGCACTTGCACATAAGGACCACGAGGATGAGGAACGCTCTGATGATAAGGATGGAGGTGATGAGAGCGACTGAAGAGTGGTTCGTCAACAATGGATTCGTAAGGGTTGAGGCTCCAACATTCGTTGGCGCGGCCGTAGAGGGAGGGGCTACACTCTTTGAGGTCCCATATTTCGGGAAAAAAGCTTACCTCACCCAGAGCTCTCAATTCTATCTTGAGGCTGCTATATTCTCATTCGAAAATGTTTACACAATACAACCGAGCTTCAGAGCTGAGAAATCCAGAACTAGGAGGCATTTAACTGAGTTCTGGCACGCTGAGGCTGAGATGGCTTGGGCCGACCTCAATGGAATGATGGATGTAGTGGAATCCCTCGTGAAGTATATAGTGGAGAAAGTAGTGGAGAGGGCTTCAGATAAATTAGAAGCTTTAGGAAGGAGAATGGAGGCTATTGAGGGGAGGTTTCCCAGAATAACATATGATGAAGCATTGGAGCTGGCTAAAAGGAAGGGAGCTGAGATAGAGTGGGGAGAAGATTTCGGTACAGAAGTCGAGAGGCTCATATCACTAGAATTCGACTTGCCTGTCTTCGTCACACATTATCCGAAGAAAGCTAAAGCATTCTATCATAAACAAGATCCAAAAAGGCCGGAGGTTGTCTTATGCGCAGACTTGCTCGCTCCCGAAGGGATAGGAGAAATAGTTGGAGGAGGGCAGAGGATAGAGAGTGAGAATGAGCTTATATCTAGGATAGTCGAGGAAGGGCTCAATCCCGAGGATTATAAGTGGTATCTAGATCTAAGGAGATATGGGAGCGTCCCCCACTCCGGTTTCGGGTTAGGTATAGAGAGGACTATCAGGTGGATCGCAGGCCTGCCTCACATAAGAGATGCCATCCCATTCCCGAGAACGCCTGTGAGGCTTTATCCCTGA
- a CDS encoding ECF transporter S component — MSYVRYISTSALLGALGNILAIVSMFLGNIHPQIAIDMSHVATVIGAYILGPFWAALVGLLISIVPFIRFGIMGSLGPLIGSLIFPGKAMTGLFTGFLARRIRRPIIALTLGYVPESLFTWATFKLWIPIFAPQIAGWLTDAVIYGILVKAWFEILFIGAISELIIPRVKGMIPYGLLDKPGH, encoded by the coding sequence ATGAGCTACGTGAGATACATCTCCACTTCAGCATTGCTCGGGGCTTTAGGAAATATTTTAGCAATAGTATCGATGTTTTTGGGTAATATTCATCCACAGATAGCGATCGATATGTCTCATGTTGCCACAGTCATCGGTGCTTACATACTCGGGCCCTTCTGGGCAGCACTCGTCGGCTTACTCATCTCAATAGTGCCTTTCATTAGGTTCGGAATCATGGGGAGTCTGGGACCTCTCATCGGATCCCTCATATTCCCAGGGAAGGCGATGACTGGCCTCTTCACTGGGTTCCTAGCTAGGAGGATTAGGAGACCTATCATAGCCTTAACATTAGGATACGTACCTGAGAGTCTCTTCACATGGGCTACATTCAAATTGTGGATACCTATTTTCGCTCCTCAGATAGCGGGCTGGCTGACTGATGCTGTGATATACGGAATCCTCGTTAAGGCGTGGTTTGAGATATTATTCATAGGAGCGATCTCGGAGCTTATCATTCCCAGAGTAAAAGGCATGATACCCTATGGCCTTCTGGACAAGCCTGGCCACTAG
- a CDS encoding GTPase, translated as MLKAITGMVKTDVHDHYLYKIKMGELESLLDALGYRIVERIIQVREKESVDFVFGKGKIDEIKDRVRKLDPDVFVLYNNITSKQKWNLERALGVEVIDRYDVTLMIFREAASDILSKLQIELASLEKHFPYVKLSASIKYKRMKAGFKGGGEYAYHKQIRAMQKRIKILNDKIEKLSRQKELEILKRIDDGAKIAVLTGYYNAGKTSIFNALTGFNKPVSDKPFTTLSSKYAGIEGEKVYLVDTIGFVIDLDPRLIASFKLNLLDIKYSNKQILVIDISDRDELLKIKLKEDLRILKELGKREESMIIAANKADLVGDSDMRRKEELIVDIAGKDVPLIPVSTVDGRGLRELVRTMMEELELIR; from the coding sequence ATGCTCAAGGCCATCACGGGAATGGTGAAGACCGACGTCCACGATCACTATCTCTATAAGATAAAGATGGGGGAACTCGAATCTCTGCTCGATGCTCTGGGCTATAGGATCGTGGAGAGGATAATACAGGTCAGGGAGAAAGAATCTGTCGACTTCGTATTTGGGAAGGGAAAGATAGATGAGATAAAAGATAGAGTGAGGAAATTGGATCCCGATGTGTTCGTCCTGTATAACAACATAACTAGCAAACAGAAGTGGAACCTCGAGAGGGCCCTGGGAGTTGAGGTAATCGATAGATATGATGTAACTCTCATGATATTCAGGGAAGCAGCTAGTGACATCTTATCCAAACTACAGATAGAACTCGCATCGCTCGAGAAGCATTTTCCATACGTTAAACTTTCAGCTTCAATAAAATACAAGAGAATGAAGGCTGGTTTCAAGGGAGGAGGAGAGTACGCGTACCATAAGCAGATAAGGGCTATGCAGAAGAGGATCAAGATACTGAATGATAAGATAGAGAAGCTAAGTAGACAAAAAGAGTTGGAAATCCTGAAGAGAATAGATGATGGAGCCAAAATAGCGGTTCTCACAGGTTATTATAATGCCGGGAAGACCAGCATCTTCAACGCCCTCACAGGGTTCAATAAGCCTGTGAGTGATAAGCCTTTCACCACGTTATCGAGCAAATATGCCGGGATCGAGGGGGAAAAGGTATACTTAGTTGACACAATAGGCTTCGTGATAGACCTAGATCCGAGGCTAATTGCTTCATTTAAGCTCAACCTTCTTGACATAAAATATTCTAATAAGCAGATTCTAGTTATAGATATATCTGATAGAGACGAATTGTTGAAGATAAAATTGAAGGAAGATCTGAGGATACTGAAGGAGCTGGGGAAGAGGGAGGAGAGCATGATAATAGCTGCCAATAAGGCTGATCTCGTGGGAGATTCTGACATGAGAAGGAAGGAGGAATTAATAGTGGATATAGCTGGCAAGGATGTACCATTGATACCCGTTTCCACTGTAGATGGTAGAGGATTGAGGGAGTTAGTGCGGACAATGATGGAGGAGCTCGAGCTCATCAGATAG
- a CDS encoding class IV adenylate cyclase, whose translation MLEREVKLRVNHSEFLRSLESLGLDYEIIGSDSQEDIYLDFDDCRLMLNDAALRIRVTGKGTLLTYKGPRSIVNGEKLREEIEGPLGSEECDSALRALGIPLKCSKELEEMMERLKDYGIAEKLRVRKVRRELRINGIDGKVYLDDVEGLGEFVEVEGGRSIDLVRKLNMTCRVVTPSYADLLHAIKH comes from the coding sequence ATGCTCGAGAGGGAGGTCAAGTTGAGGGTAAATCATTCAGAATTCTTGAGATCCTTGGAGTCCCTAGGACTGGATTATGAGATAATTGGCAGCGATTCTCAAGAGGATATCTACTTAGATTTCGATGATTGTAGGCTCATGCTGAACGATGCGGCCCTCAGGATAAGGGTGACGGGGAAAGGCACCCTACTCACTTACAAGGGCCCTAGATCCATCGTGAATGGGGAGAAGTTGAGGGAGGAGATAGAGGGACCCTTAGGCAGCGAAGAATGCGATTCTGCATTAAGGGCTCTCGGAATTCCACTCAAATGTTCGAAGGAGTTAGAGGAAATGATGGAGCGACTTAAGGATTATGGGATCGCTGAGAAGCTCCGCGTCAGGAAGGTGAGGAGGGAATTGAGGATCAATGGAATTGATGGCAAGGTATACCTAGATGATGTGGAGGGGCTGGGAGAGTTCGTGGAGGTGGAGGGAGGGAGATCTATAGATCTCGTCAGAAAATTGAATATGACCTGTAGGGTAGTCACTCCGAGCTATGCCGATCTTTTACATGCTATTAAGCATTGA
- a CDS encoding 4Fe-4S binding protein, whose translation MGFEVPIVLPISKPRKGSSGETGLWRVERPIINESKCIKCWLCWLYCPEEVISEGENGFPVIDLSYCKGCGVCADVCPAKAIEMVREYG comes from the coding sequence ATGGGGTTCGAGGTTCCCATAGTGCTCCCTATATCGAAGCCCAGAAAGGGCTCTTCTGGGGAAACGGGTCTGTGGAGGGTTGAGAGGCCCATCATAAATGAAAGTAAATGCATTAAATGTTGGCTCTGTTGGTTATATTGTCCTGAGGAGGTCATTTCCGAGGGAGAGAATGGCTTTCCAGTGATAGATCTTTCTTACTGTAAGGGCTGTGGTGTTTGCGCCGATGTCTGCCCAGCTAAGGCCATAGAGATGGTGAGGGAGTATGGTTGA
- the porA gene encoding 2-oxoacid:ferredoxin oxidoreductase subunit alpha yields MVEGEWNIITGNHAAALAAKLARVNVVAAYPITPQTTVVEYLASFIESGYMNAEYIRVESEHSAMAAVIGAAAAGARTFTATSSQGLVYMSEVLHWAAGSRTPIGMAVINRALGPPWNIHVDHQDSMSQRDTGWMQIYVSSNQEVLDTILMMYKVAEHPDVMLPFMVCLDAFVLSHTFMPVNVPRQEDVDEFLPPFRPAWILDPSDPISFGSLVLPDEEYQEMRWSMDLSMRRALEVMEDVAEEFNEKFGRYHGAAVMKYKMNDADYVILTSATLASEAEVAVDIMRDEGISVGLLKLRSFRPFPHRDIKENLQGKKGVVVIDRSISFSSGGPIGTEVRSSLYDLSGAPPVVNYISGLGGRDLTYKDVIAMFKDAVSRIASGRVRKPYYWYKLKPEYQRIELAEEVVI; encoded by the coding sequence ATGGTTGAAGGTGAGTGGAATATAATAACTGGGAACCATGCCGCAGCTCTCGCAGCAAAACTTGCTAGGGTCAATGTAGTTGCCGCATATCCGATAACTCCTCAGACAACAGTCGTCGAGTATCTAGCTTCTTTCATAGAATCCGGTTATATGAACGCTGAATACATAAGGGTCGAGAGTGAGCACAGTGCGATGGCAGCCGTCATAGGAGCTGCGGCCGCAGGCGCTAGGACTTTCACGGCCACATCAAGCCAGGGGCTCGTCTACATGTCGGAGGTACTTCACTGGGCCGCGGGTTCCAGGACGCCGATTGGCATGGCTGTGATAAACAGAGCTTTAGGACCTCCTTGGAACATCCATGTGGACCATCAGGACTCAATGTCCCAGAGGGATACGGGATGGATGCAGATATATGTTTCCTCGAATCAAGAGGTTCTAGATACTATATTAATGATGTACAAAGTGGCAGAGCATCCCGATGTGATGCTCCCCTTCATGGTATGCTTGGACGCCTTCGTCCTAAGTCACACTTTCATGCCAGTTAATGTGCCAAGGCAGGAGGATGTCGATGAGTTCCTTCCACCTTTCAGACCGGCTTGGATTCTAGATCCATCCGATCCTATAAGTTTTGGAAGCCTAGTTCTCCCGGATGAGGAATATCAAGAGATGAGGTGGTCCATGGATCTCTCAATGAGAAGGGCACTCGAAGTGATGGAGGACGTAGCTGAGGAATTCAATGAGAAGTTTGGAAGGTACCATGGAGCTGCTGTCATGAAGTACAAGATGAACGATGCCGACTATGTGATATTGACATCGGCAACGCTAGCCTCTGAGGCGGAAGTTGCTGTAGATATCATGAGAGATGAGGGGATAAGCGTAGGCCTTCTGAAGCTTAGGTCGTTCAGGCCATTCCCGCACCGCGATATCAAGGAGAACCTGCAGGGTAAGAAGGGAGTGGTAGTTATTGATAGGAGCATATCCTTCAGTTCGGGTGGACCCATTGGGACTGAAGTGAGATCCTCTCTCTACGATTTGAGCGGGGCTCCTCCGGTAGTGAATTATATAAGCGGCCTTGGAGGCAGGGATCTCACTTACAAAGATGTGATCGCGATGTTCAAGGATGCAGTCAGTAGGATAGCTTCTGGTAGAGTGAGGAAGCCGTATTACTGGTACAAATTGAAGCCGGAGTATCAGAGGATTGAGCTAGCTGAGGAGGTGGTGATATGA